Proteins from a single region of Cupriavidus sp. MP-37:
- a CDS encoding DUF802 domain-containing protein, with protein sequence MTRYLSHIVAFLAGLAVVCWIGAGYAGTNFLALVVTLLIGGFYVAGALELQRYRQATATLTQALAGLAEAPASLGGWLERLHPSLRDSVRLRVEGERVGLPGPALTPYLVGLLVLLGMLGTFLGMVATLRGTGIALEGATDLQAIRASLAAPVKGLGFAFGTSVAGVATSAMLGLLSALCRRERIQAAQALDARIATTLRIHSRGHQRDEALRLLQRQADVMPALAEQMQAMMQAMAQQNEALAERLAASQAAFHANTETVYARLASSVEQSLKDSIADSARAAGAAIQPAVDATMAGLARETTALRDTVTQAVQQHLDGVSSRFESATAGVAATWNQALAGHQRTSEALAAELRTSLDGFSQTFEQRSASLLDGVASRFDAVAASTAEAWREALSQQQQAGEKLAGDNQQALAAAAATFGEHAAALVRTVDASHAGLQAQLAAQDAQRLSAWADTLGGMTATLRQQLEQLNAHTVTRHDEISATLAQNVREISAQTQAHASRTLAEIDRLVQAAAEAPKAAVALQAELASRDEARFAAWADTLGSITATLRQEWQQMNAHTLARQDEISATLAQNVQEISAQTQAHASRTLAEIDRLVQAASEAPKAAVALQAELAERDAARFAGWTETLGSIADTLRQQWEQSSTHAAARQQEVCEALAQTARAISTETQAHASTTLAEIDRLVQAAAEAPKAATALQAELVAQDAQRLAAWTETLGSMAASLRGEWEQASAHATARQQEICETLAATAREMAAQAQAQATGTVAEVSRLLQAASEAPRAAAEVIAQLREKLTEGMARDHAMLEERSRMMETLGTLLDAVNHASTEQRTAVDTLVATTADLLERVGTRFTDKVESETGKLTDIAAQVTGSAVEVASLGEAFGVAVQLFSESNGKLIDHLQRIEAALDKSMTRSDEQLAYYVAQAREVVDLSMLSQKQILEDLQLRAARQAPSAEAA encoded by the coding sequence ATGACCCGATACCTATCCCATATTGTTGCGTTCCTGGCGGGCCTGGCGGTCGTCTGCTGGATTGGCGCGGGCTATGCCGGCACCAATTTCCTGGCCCTCGTGGTCACCCTGCTGATCGGCGGCTTCTACGTGGCGGGCGCGCTGGAACTGCAGCGCTACCGCCAGGCCACCGCCACGCTGACGCAGGCGCTGGCGGGCCTGGCCGAAGCCCCGGCCAGCCTCGGCGGCTGGCTGGAGCGCCTGCATCCCAGCCTGCGCGACAGCGTGCGGCTGCGCGTCGAAGGCGAGCGCGTCGGCCTGCCCGGTCCCGCGCTGACGCCCTACCTGGTCGGACTGCTGGTGCTGCTGGGCATGCTGGGCACGTTCCTGGGCATGGTCGCCACCTTGCGCGGCACCGGCATCGCGCTCGAAGGCGCCACCGACCTGCAGGCGATCCGCGCTTCGCTGGCGGCGCCGGTCAAGGGGCTGGGCTTTGCCTTCGGCACCTCGGTAGCGGGCGTAGCCACCTCGGCCATGCTGGGGCTGCTCTCGGCACTGTGCCGGCGCGAACGCATACAGGCCGCGCAGGCGCTCGACGCCCGCATCGCCACCACGCTGCGCATCCATTCGCGCGGCCACCAGCGCGACGAAGCCTTGCGGCTGCTGCAGCGCCAGGCCGACGTGATGCCGGCGCTGGCCGAGCAGATGCAGGCCATGATGCAGGCCATGGCGCAGCAGAACGAAGCCCTGGCGGAACGTCTGGCGGCCAGTCAGGCCGCGTTCCACGCCAACACCGAAACCGTCTATGCGCGGCTGGCGTCATCGGTGGAGCAATCGCTGAAGGACAGCATTGCCGACAGCGCCCGCGCCGCCGGCGCCGCGATCCAGCCCGCGGTCGACGCGACCATGGCCGGCCTGGCGCGCGAAACCACGGCCCTGCGCGACACCGTCACGCAGGCGGTGCAACAGCATCTGGACGGCGTTTCGAGCCGGTTCGAGAGCGCCACCGCCGGTGTCGCCGCCACCTGGAACCAGGCACTCGCCGGCCACCAGCGCACCAGCGAGGCGCTGGCGGCGGAGCTGCGCACATCGCTCGATGGCTTCAGCCAGACCTTCGAGCAACGCTCGGCGAGCCTGCTGGATGGTGTCGCCAGCCGCTTCGACGCCGTCGCGGCCAGCACCGCTGAAGCCTGGCGCGAGGCGCTGTCGCAACAGCAGCAGGCCGGCGAAAAGCTGGCCGGCGACAACCAGCAAGCGCTGGCCGCCGCCGCGGCAACGTTCGGCGAACACGCCGCGGCGCTGGTGCGCACCGTGGACGCCTCGCATGCCGGCCTGCAGGCACAGCTGGCCGCGCAGGACGCGCAGCGCCTGTCGGCCTGGGCCGACACGCTCGGCGGCATGACCGCCACATTGCGCCAGCAACTGGAACAACTGAACGCGCACACCGTCACCCGCCACGACGAAATCAGCGCCACGCTGGCGCAGAACGTGCGCGAGATCTCGGCACAGACGCAGGCGCATGCCAGCCGCACGCTGGCCGAAATCGACCGCCTGGTGCAGGCCGCTGCCGAAGCGCCGAAGGCCGCGGTCGCGCTGCAGGCCGAACTGGCGTCGCGCGATGAAGCGCGCTTTGCCGCATGGGCCGATACGCTTGGCAGCATCACGGCAACGCTGCGCCAGGAATGGCAGCAGATGAACGCGCACACGCTCGCGCGCCAGGATGAAATCAGCGCGACGCTGGCGCAGAACGTACAAGAGATCTCCGCGCAGACGCAGGCGCATGCCAGCCGCACCCTCGCGGAAATCGACCGCCTGGTGCAGGCCGCCTCGGAAGCGCCGAAGGCCGCGGTCGCGCTGCAGGCGGAACTGGCCGAGCGCGATGCAGCGCGCTTCGCCGGCTGGACCGAGACCCTCGGCAGCATCGCCGACACGCTGCGCCAGCAGTGGGAGCAGTCCAGCACGCACGCCGCCGCGCGCCAGCAGGAAGTCTGCGAGGCGCTGGCACAGACCGCGCGTGCGATTTCGACCGAAACGCAGGCGCACGCCAGCACCACCCTGGCCGAGATCGACCGCCTGGTCCAGGCCGCGGCCGAGGCACCGAAGGCCGCCACCGCCCTGCAGGCGGAACTGGTGGCGCAGGACGCGCAACGCCTGGCCGCGTGGACCGAAACGCTGGGCTCCATGGCGGCTTCGCTGCGCGGCGAATGGGAGCAGGCCAGCGCGCACGCCACCGCGCGCCAGCAAGAGATCTGCGAAACGCTGGCCGCCACCGCGCGCGAGATGGCGGCGCAGGCCCAGGCCCAGGCCACCGGCACCGTGGCCGAAGTCTCGCGCTTACTGCAGGCCGCAAGCGAAGCGCCCCGCGCCGCCGCCGAAGTCATTGCGCAGCTGCGCGAGAAACTCACCGAGGGCATGGCGCGCGACCACGCCATGCTGGAAGAACGCAGCCGCATGATGGAAACGCTAGGCACGCTGCTTGACGCCGTCAACCATGCCTCCACCGAGCAGCGCACCGCGGTCGACACGCTGGTCGCCACCACCGCCGACCTGCTCGAACGCGTCGGCACGCGCTTTACCGACAAGGTCGAGTCCGAGACCGGCAAGCTCACCGACATCGCCGCGCAGGTCACCGGCAGCGCGGTCGAGGTGGCCAGCCTCGGTGAAGCCTTCGGCGTGGCGGTGCAGCTGTTCAGCGAATCGAACGGCAAGCTGATCGACCACCTGCAGCGCATCGAAGCCGCGCTGGACAAATCGATGACGCGCAGCGACGAGCAGCTGGCCTACTACGTGGCGCAGGCGCGCGAGGTGGTGGACCTGAGCATGCTGTCGCAGAAGCAGATCCTGGAAGACCTGCAACTGCGCGCAGCCCGGCAGGCGCCCAGCGCAGAGGCGGCATGA
- a CDS encoding substrate-binding domain-containing protein has product MKTFSSGAASVSRKEPTEGRPDTAGGATLIDVAQAARVSLATASRVFSSPHLVRDSTAQRVREAARRLSFRPNLLGSKLRAQQTRMIGVMLPTLENAVFAECWHGIEEAALAGGYSLMLVTSGYDPARERERMEYLLRHRVDGMVLTVADAARSTVLDQLDGEDVPYVLAYNQAGPRGRRHSVSVDNRRSACAGVEALIAAGHCRIAVVSGAFVASDRARQRFAGYQDAMRAHGLTPAAPVCLPSHTASHAEQIRALVRAHDAPTALFCTNDLLAIGVISDLRRLGLSVPRDISVLGYDGIALGNVVEPPLATVVQPNAQIGASAVSRLLARLNDGGRASVALPRVTLLPHALRINGTVAAAPKT; this is encoded by the coding sequence ATGAAAACGTTTTCATCCGGAGCCGCGAGCGTGAGTCGCAAAGAGCCAACCGAGGGCAGGCCCGATACAGCGGGTGGCGCGACCCTGATCGACGTCGCGCAAGCCGCGCGCGTGTCGCTCGCCACCGCCTCCCGCGTGTTCAGCAGCCCGCACCTGGTGCGCGACAGCACCGCGCAGCGGGTGCGCGAGGCCGCGCGCCGGCTGAGCTTTCGCCCCAACCTGCTGGGCAGCAAGCTGCGCGCCCAGCAGACCCGCATGATCGGCGTGATGCTGCCGACGCTGGAAAACGCGGTGTTCGCCGAGTGCTGGCACGGCATCGAGGAAGCGGCGCTGGCGGGCGGGTATTCGCTGATGCTGGTCACCAGCGGCTACGATCCGGCGCGCGAACGCGAGCGGATGGAGTACCTGCTGCGCCATCGCGTGGACGGCATGGTGCTGACCGTGGCTGACGCGGCGCGCAGCACGGTGCTGGATCAGCTCGACGGCGAGGATGTGCCCTACGTGCTCGCGTACAACCAGGCCGGGCCGCGCGGCCGCCGTCATTCGGTATCGGTGGACAACCGGCGCAGCGCCTGCGCGGGCGTGGAGGCGCTGATCGCCGCCGGGCATTGCCGCATCGCCGTGGTGTCGGGCGCCTTCGTCGCCTCGGACCGCGCGCGCCAGCGCTTCGCCGGCTATCAGGACGCCATGCGCGCGCATGGGCTGACGCCGGCCGCGCCAGTCTGCCTGCCATCGCACACCGCCAGCCATGCCGAGCAGATCCGCGCGCTGGTGCGGGCCCACGATGCGCCCACCGCCCTTTTCTGCACCAATGACCTGCTGGCCATCGGCGTGATCTCCGACCTCAGGCGCCTCGGCCTGAGCGTGCCGCGCGACATCTCCGTGCTGGGCTATGACGGTATCGCGCTGGGCAACGTGGTCGAACCGCCGTTGGCCACCGTCGTGCAGCCCAATGCGCAAATCGGCGCCAGCGCCGTCAGCCGGTTGCTGGCGCGGCTGAACGATGGCGGACGCGCGTCGGTGGCGCTGCCGCGCGTCACGCTGCTGCCGCACGCCCTGCGCATCAACGGCACCGTGGCCGCTGCGCCAAAAACATGA
- a CDS encoding phosphodiesterase has product MNTAPCPTYLVAHITDLHIKAGGRLSYRLVDTAGALHRCIDTLLAAPQRPDAVIVTGDLVDFGAESEYQFLRQILQRLPMPVRLLPGNHDSRGALRRVFADHDYLFATGSGEDPVHYSIDAGPLRLVAFDCTVPGQPGGRVDPAALPWLEAALSADPDRPTLLLLHHPPFFTGIGHMDEQGLANADALEAVVRRHPQVERVLCGHLHRHITRRFGGTVAMTAPGPAHQVALDLDRQAPSRFRMEPPGYLLHWWHPAHGLVTHAAAIGDYGAAHPFFDAQGKLID; this is encoded by the coding sequence ATGAACACCGCCCCTTGCCCGACCTACCTGGTCGCCCACATCACCGACCTCCACATCAAGGCTGGCGGCAGGCTGTCGTACCGGCTGGTCGACACCGCCGGCGCGCTGCACCGCTGCATCGACACCCTGCTGGCTGCCCCGCAACGGCCCGACGCGGTGATCGTCACCGGCGACCTGGTCGACTTCGGCGCCGAAAGCGAATACCAGTTCCTGCGCCAGATCCTGCAGCGGCTGCCCATGCCCGTGCGGCTGCTGCCGGGGAACCACGACAGCCGCGGCGCGTTGCGCCGGGTCTTTGCCGATCACGATTACCTGTTCGCCACCGGCAGCGGCGAAGACCCGGTGCATTACAGCATCGACGCAGGCCCGCTGCGGCTGGTGGCGTTCGACTGCACCGTGCCGGGCCAGCCCGGCGGGCGCGTCGATCCCGCCGCGCTGCCCTGGCTGGAGGCCGCGCTGTCCGCCGATCCGGACCGCCCCACCCTGCTGTTGCTGCACCATCCGCCATTCTTTACCGGCATCGGCCACATGGACGAGCAGGGCCTGGCCAACGCCGACGCGCTTGAAGCCGTGGTGCGCCGCCACCCGCAGGTGGAACGCGTGCTGTGCGGCCATCTGCATCGGCACATCACGCGCCGCTTCGGCGGCACGGTGGCGATGACAGCGCCCGGTCCGGCGCATCAGGTGGCGCTGGATCTGGACCGGCAGGCTCCCTCGCGCTTTCGCATGGAGCCGCCGGGCTACCTGCTGCACTGGTGGCATCCCGCGCACGGACTGGTGACGCATGCGGCAGCGATCGGGGACTACGGGGCAGCGCACCCGTTCTTTGATGCGCAGGGCAAGCTGATCGACTAG
- a CDS encoding DUF3348 domain-containing protein: MSQEPRRTGFSGPALVRLLARLTDADAPPPATSLSGQLSQWLGWPDAIALSAALKAGLPAVPAVAHACGATAEAQECARVRARLAGAFAEDTTPASRRRGPARPSALPDPVDAQVDYAVHRQRYQTLQQAMESAIGSLRARLRAALSARTPAMAKLAMVDAVMERALGAREQSLLGAVPNLLEPHFQRLRQAEAAALADQAQATGQPAAVRAGAWLGVFRKDMQSVLLAELEIRWQPVEGLLAALQDR; the protein is encoded by the coding sequence ATGTCCCAAGAGCCCCGGCGCACAGGTTTCAGCGGTCCGGCGCTAGTCCGGCTGCTGGCGCGCCTGACCGACGCCGACGCCCCACCTCCCGCAACGTCGCTTTCCGGCCAGCTGAGCCAATGGCTGGGCTGGCCGGATGCCATCGCCCTGTCGGCCGCGCTGAAGGCGGGGCTGCCCGCGGTACCGGCCGTCGCACATGCCTGCGGCGCCACTGCCGAAGCGCAGGAATGCGCGCGCGTGCGGGCCCGGCTGGCCGGCGCCTTCGCCGAAGACACCACGCCGGCCAGCCGGCGGCGCGGTCCGGCGCGACCGTCGGCGTTGCCCGACCCGGTCGATGCGCAGGTCGACTACGCGGTCCATCGCCAGCGTTACCAGACGCTGCAGCAGGCCATGGAAAGCGCCATCGGCAGCCTGCGCGCGCGCTTGCGCGCCGCGCTGTCGGCCCGCACGCCGGCGATGGCCAAGCTGGCCATGGTCGACGCGGTGATGGAGCGCGCGCTCGGCGCGCGCGAGCAAAGCCTGCTGGGCGCGGTGCCGAACCTGCTGGAACCGCACTTCCAGCGCCTGCGCCAGGCCGAAGCCGCAGCGCTGGCGGACCAGGCCCAGGCGACAGGACAACCCGCGGCGGTCCGCGCCGGCGCATGGCTGGGCGTGTTCCGCAAGGATATGCAGAGCGTGCTGCTCGCCGAACTCGAAATCCGCTGGCAGCCCGTCGAGGGGCTGCTGGCGGCGCTGCAAGACAGGTAA
- a CDS encoding ABC transporter permease: protein MTPTHRRPGYWLQLALTLVVCAFMTVPVVLSVLAGLTDNIFVGLESGLTTRWLAEVWSLYRNTIFLSLLIALTCLGCTLVLGVPAAYYMALRRNRITRLIEELLMLPVAVPGLATALGLILLYGTWQALRTSWLFILIGHVLFTLPFMVRSVLAILSAIDIRTLEDAAASLGASRLQRFFTVVLPNCRQGILAGALMVVTLSVGEFNLTWMLHTPTTQTLPVGLADSYASMRLEIGSAYTIIFFVMIIPLLVLMQALSALGARSRKYVAEAAHAPAVAATPANPHTETRHA from the coding sequence ATGACCCCGACCCATCGCCGCCCCGGCTACTGGCTGCAACTGGCGCTCACGCTGGTGGTCTGCGCCTTCATGACCGTGCCGGTCGTGCTCTCCGTGCTGGCCGGCCTGACCGACAATATCTTCGTCGGCCTGGAAAGCGGCCTGACCACGCGCTGGCTCGCGGAAGTCTGGTCGCTCTATCGCAATACTATCTTCCTGTCGCTGCTGATCGCGCTGACCTGCCTTGGCTGCACGCTGGTGCTCGGGGTGCCGGCCGCGTATTACATGGCGCTGCGGCGCAACCGCATCACCCGGCTGATCGAGGAACTGCTGATGCTGCCGGTGGCCGTTCCCGGCCTCGCGACCGCGCTTGGCCTGATCCTGCTCTACGGCACCTGGCAGGCGCTGCGTACGAGCTGGCTGTTTATCCTGATCGGCCACGTGCTGTTCACCCTGCCCTTCATGGTGCGCTCGGTACTGGCCATCCTTTCCGCCATCGATATCCGTACGCTCGAAGACGCCGCCGCCAGCCTCGGCGCCAGCCGCCTGCAGCGCTTCTTTACCGTGGTGCTGCCCAACTGCCGCCAGGGCATCCTGGCCGGCGCGCTCATGGTCGTCACGTTGTCGGTTGGCGAATTCAACCTGACATGGATGCTGCACACGCCCACCACGCAGACGTTGCCGGTGGGCCTGGCCGACAGCTATGCCTCGATGCGGCTGGAGATCGGCTCGGCCTACACCATCATCTTCTTCGTCATGATCATTCCGCTGCTGGTGCTGATGCAGGCGCTCAGCGCGCTGGGCGCGCGCTCCCGCAAGTACGTTGCCGAAGCCGCGCACGCCCCCGCCGTTGCCGCCACGCCGGCCAACCCTCATACCGAGACCCGTCATGCATGA
- a CDS encoding OmpA family protein — MREELDAGVEPTVPAWAVFGDLMSVLLGAFVLVLLGVIGVQMELSARLEAEVKQRQEEAQRRETLEKALAGPLAAGRVTLVNGRIGISGSVLFALNSAELQPEGRDLLKSLAQPLSAYLRSRDEILMVSGFTDDQQVREGNRRFADNWELSAQRALTVTRTLIDAGIPPSSVFSAAFGSQQPVTPNADAAGRAKNRRVEISPVPRVTTGTVKAHG; from the coding sequence ATGAGAGAAGAACTCGACGCCGGCGTTGAGCCCACCGTGCCGGCCTGGGCGGTTTTCGGCGACCTGATGTCGGTGCTGCTGGGCGCGTTCGTGCTGGTCCTGCTGGGGGTCATCGGCGTGCAGATGGAGCTGTCGGCGCGCCTCGAAGCCGAGGTGAAACAGCGGCAAGAGGAAGCCCAGCGCCGCGAGACGCTGGAAAAGGCGCTGGCCGGCCCGCTCGCCGCCGGCCGCGTAACGCTGGTGAACGGGCGCATCGGCATCAGCGGCAGCGTGCTGTTCGCGCTGAATTCGGCCGAGCTGCAGCCCGAGGGCCGCGACCTGCTCAAGAGCCTGGCCCAGCCGCTGTCGGCCTACCTGCGCAGCCGCGACGAGATCCTGATGGTCAGCGGCTTTACCGATGACCAGCAGGTGCGCGAGGGCAACCGGCGCTTTGCCGACAACTGGGAACTGTCGGCGCAGCGCGCTTTGACCGTGACCCGCACGCTGATCGATGCGGGCATCCCGCCGTCGTCGGTGTTCTCGGCCGCGTTCGGCTCGCAACAGCCGGTGACGCCGAACGCCGATGCCGCGGGCCGCGCGAAAAACCGGCGCGTGGAAATCTCGCCGGTGCCGCGCGTGACCACCGGCACGGTGAAGGCGCATGGTTGA
- a CDS encoding ABC transporter permease produces MTNRSPSLFLFALPALVVFLAFFCLPMARLLAVSITGEQGAGVYWTVVSSPRYLHSLMVTVLLSAAVTLATLVIAGIAGTFLQRNAVPGKSVLVAMLTFPLAFPGVVIGFMVIMLGGRNGLLAMVGDKLAGERWTFAYGLGGLFVGYLYFSIPRVILTVMAAVEKLDASLEEAARSLGASPWRVVRDVMLPALMPAMISSGAICFATSMGAFGTAFTLATQLDVLPLTIYNEFTNYANFGMAAALSILLGTVTWALLAVARWFSGDAVAATA; encoded by the coding sequence ATGACCAACCGATCCCCCTCCCTCTTCCTGTTCGCCTTGCCGGCACTGGTGGTGTTCCTGGCCTTCTTCTGCCTGCCGATGGCGCGGCTCCTGGCGGTCAGCATCACTGGCGAGCAAGGGGCGGGCGTGTACTGGACCGTGGTCTCCAGTCCGCGCTACCTGCACAGCCTGATGGTCACCGTGCTGCTGTCGGCAGCCGTGACACTGGCCACGCTCGTGATCGCCGGCATTGCCGGCACCTTCCTGCAGCGCAACGCGGTGCCTGGCAAGTCCGTGCTGGTGGCCATGCTGACCTTTCCACTGGCGTTTCCCGGCGTAGTGATCGGCTTCATGGTCATCATGCTCGGCGGCCGCAACGGCCTGCTGGCCATGGTCGGAGACAAGCTCGCCGGCGAGCGCTGGACTTTTGCCTACGGCCTGGGGGGGCTGTTCGTCGGCTACCTGTACTTTTCGATCCCCCGCGTAATCCTGACCGTGATGGCGGCCGTGGAGAAGCTCGATGCCTCGCTGGAAGAAGCTGCGCGCTCGCTGGGCGCCAGCCCCTGGCGCGTGGTGCGCGACGTGATGCTGCCCGCGCTGATGCCGGCCATGATCTCCAGCGGCGCGATCTGCTTCGCCACCAGCATGGGCGCGTTCGGTACCGCCTTCACGCTGGCTACGCAGCTCGACGTGCTGCCGCTCACTATCTACAACGAGTTCACCAACTACGCCAACTTCGGCATGGCCGCGGCGCTATCCATCCTGCTGGGCACCGTCACCTGGGCCTTGCTGGCGGTCGCTCGCTGGTTCTCTGGCGACGCCGTGGCCGCCACCGCGTAG
- a CDS encoding DUF2894 domain-containing protein — translation MVDLDAAASVRAQLDAWQASGADRADPVRFRLMLALAGRAAGHGGAARQLLEARLQDLVTAYAAIVQRNADDAGDAPEQPGPTPTLSALGALVHDLSARARPAIAAASNDARALSPASAQAVDAPLVDTLADYFRETWARVSVEQQFRQSLERVPENAGPLNTDHLVHRALSLMRETSPEYLRHFLSYVEGMAWLEQLSAAAAAQKEAARAAARKSTRGKARK, via the coding sequence ATGGTTGACCTCGACGCGGCGGCCTCGGTCCGCGCGCAACTGGACGCCTGGCAGGCCAGCGGCGCGGACCGCGCCGACCCGGTGCGCTTTCGGCTGATGCTGGCGCTGGCCGGCCGTGCGGCCGGACATGGCGGCGCCGCGCGGCAGTTGCTGGAGGCGCGCCTGCAAGACCTGGTCACGGCCTATGCCGCGATCGTGCAGCGCAACGCCGATGACGCTGGCGACGCCCCTGAGCAGCCCGGGCCGACGCCGACGCTGAGCGCGCTTGGCGCACTGGTCCACGACCTTTCCGCCCGCGCCAGGCCCGCCATCGCGGCGGCTTCGAACGATGCCCGCGCGCTGTCGCCGGCATCGGCGCAGGCCGTGGACGCGCCGCTGGTCGACACCCTCGCCGACTACTTCCGCGAGACCTGGGCGCGGGTCAGCGTCGAACAGCAGTTCCGCCAGTCGCTGGAACGGGTGCCGGAGAATGCCGGGCCGCTCAACACCGACCATCTCGTGCATCGCGCGCTGTCGCTGATGCGCGAGACCTCGCCGGAATACCTGCGGCATTTCCTGTCGTATGTCGAGGGCATGGCGTGGCTGGAGCAATTGAGCGCGGCGGCGGCGGCGCAAAAGGAAGCGGCCCGCGCCGCCGCGAGGAAGAGCACGCGGGGCAAGGCCCGCAAATAG
- a CDS encoding ABC transporter ATP-binding protein: MHEPTTIRLRHCGKTFADGTLALQPLDLDIGAAETVVLLGPSGCGKTTTLRIIAGLESPDAGGEVWFGDTCVTALPIEQRGVGMVFQSYALFPNMTVSENIGYGLRVRRVDAATRRRRVDDMLAMMHLAPFADRRVDQLSGGQRQRVALARAIAVQPRVLLLDEPLTALDAKLRDALRADINQLLRSLGITAVYVTHDQAEAMALGDRIIVMDKGRIAQTGTPQQIYRAPANAFVADFIGTMNRLPAAAEDGAWRVPGGVVPRPHESAPVPRADLMFRPEDVALVPAHDAHLHGSVVTALFLGNCTRLLVEVGASAPVIVDTTRRDDWRAGDRVGLRIDTGHLITLPEAVAA; encoded by the coding sequence ATGCATGAACCCACCACCATCCGGCTGCGCCATTGCGGCAAGACGTTTGCCGACGGCACCCTGGCGCTGCAGCCGCTGGATCTCGACATCGGCGCCGCGGAAACCGTGGTGCTGCTGGGCCCGTCCGGCTGCGGAAAGACCACCACGCTGCGCATCATCGCCGGGCTGGAGTCCCCCGACGCGGGCGGCGAAGTCTGGTTCGGCGATACCTGCGTGACCGCGCTGCCGATCGAGCAGCGCGGCGTGGGCATGGTGTTCCAGAGTTACGCGCTGTTCCCCAACATGACCGTCTCCGAGAACATCGGCTACGGACTGCGCGTGCGGCGCGTGGACGCCGCCACACGCCGCCGGCGCGTCGACGACATGCTCGCGATGATGCATCTCGCACCCTTCGCCGACCGCCGCGTGGACCAGCTCTCGGGCGGCCAGCGCCAGCGCGTGGCGCTGGCCCGCGCCATTGCCGTGCAGCCACGCGTGCTGCTGCTGGACGAGCCGCTGACCGCGCTCGACGCCAAGCTGCGCGACGCCCTGCGCGCCGACATCAACCAGTTGCTGCGCAGCCTGGGCATCACCGCCGTCTATGTCACGCATGACCAGGCCGAGGCCATGGCGCTGGGCGACCGCATCATCGTAATGGACAAGGGCCGCATCGCGCAGACGGGCACGCCGCAGCAAATCTACCGCGCGCCGGCCAATGCCTTCGTCGCGGATTTCATCGGCACCATGAACCGCCTGCCCGCCGCTGCAGAGGACGGCGCCTGGCGCGTGCCTGGCGGCGTCGTGCCGCGCCCGCACGAATCCGCGCCGGTGCCGCGCGCCGACCTGATGTTCCGCCCCGAGGATGTGGCGCTGGTGCCTGCGCACGACGCGCATCTGCACGGTAGCGTGGTCACAGCCCTGTTCCTTGGCAACTGCACGCGCCTGCTGGTGGAAGTCGGCGCATCCGCGCCGGTCATCGTCGACACCACGCGCCGCGACGACTGGCGCGCCGGAGACCGCGTCGGCCTGCGCATCGACACCGGCCACCTCATCACCCTTCCCGAAGCCGTGGCAGCATGA
- a CDS encoding ABC transporter substrate-binding protein → MQPIRSWRRPLRWIALALGAAAFSQGVAAQTAICYNCPPEWADWAAQIRAIKEKTGVHVPLDNKNSGQSLAQLVAEKASPVADVVYYGVTFGIQAKKDGVTAPYKPAHWNDIPDGLKDPQGNWFAIHSGTLGFMVNVDALRGKPVPQSWADLLKPEYKGLVGYLDPASAFVGYVGAVAVNQAMGGTLDNFGPAFKYFKDLQKNQPIVPKQTAYARVLSGEIPILLDYDFNAYRARYKDHANVAFVIPKEGSVVVPYVMSLVNKAPHAAEGRKVLDFVLSDAGQALWANAYLRPVRAGVVPREVQARFLPATEYARAKAVDFGKMAEVQKAFSEQYLKEVR, encoded by the coding sequence ATGCAACCAATCCGTTCCTGGCGCCGCCCGCTGCGCTGGATTGCCCTGGCGCTTGGCGCCGCCGCGTTCAGTCAGGGCGTGGCCGCGCAGACCGCGATCTGCTACAACTGCCCGCCCGAATGGGCCGACTGGGCGGCACAGATCCGCGCCATCAAGGAAAAGACCGGCGTTCACGTGCCGCTGGACAACAAGAACTCCGGCCAGTCGCTGGCCCAGCTGGTGGCCGAGAAGGCCAGCCCGGTGGCCGACGTGGTCTACTACGGCGTGACCTTCGGCATCCAGGCGAAGAAGGACGGCGTGACCGCCCCCTACAAGCCCGCCCACTGGAACGACATTCCCGATGGCCTGAAAGACCCGCAGGGCAACTGGTTCGCCATCCATTCCGGCACGCTGGGCTTCATGGTCAATGTCGACGCACTGCGCGGCAAGCCGGTGCCGCAGTCATGGGCCGACCTGCTCAAGCCCGAGTACAAGGGCCTGGTCGGCTATCTCGACCCGGCCAGCGCCTTCGTCGGCTACGTGGGCGCGGTGGCGGTCAACCAGGCCATGGGCGGCACGCTCGACAACTTCGGCCCGGCCTTCAAGTATTTCAAGGACCTGCAGAAGAACCAGCCGATCGTGCCCAAGCAGACGGCTTACGCGCGCGTGCTGTCCGGCGAAATTCCCATCCTGCTCGACTACGACTTCAATGCCTATCGCGCCCGCTACAAGGATCACGCCAACGTGGCCTTCGTGATCCCGAAGGAGGGGTCGGTGGTCGTTCCCTATGTGATGAGCCTGGTCAACAAGGCGCCGCATGCGGCCGAAGGCCGCAAGGTGCTCGACTTCGTGCTGTCCGACGCCGGCCAGGCACTGTGGGCCAATGCCTACCTGCGCCCGGTGCGCGCGGGCGTGGTGCCCAGGGAAGTCCAGGCGCGCTTCCTGCCGGCCACCGAATACGCACGGGCCAAGGCGGTCGACTTCGGCAAGATGGCCGAGGTGCAGAAGGCATTCAGCGAGCAGTATCTGAAGGAGGTGCGCTGA